In Falco biarmicus isolate bFalBia1 chromosome 5, bFalBia1.pri, whole genome shotgun sequence, a single genomic region encodes these proteins:
- the EMP1 gene encoding epithelial membrane protein 1, protein MLVLLAGIFVVHIATVIMLFVSTIANVWMVDITNFGTISSGLWLQCNKTCDQLPLRGGNDASLKAVQAFMILSIIFSVIALVMFIVQLFTLEKGKRFYITGAIMLVCWMCILIGASIYTARFTGKLSYARSHHGYCFILAWICFCFSFIISILYLVLRKK, encoded by the exons ATGTTGGTGCTTCTGGCTGGAATCTTTGTGGTTCACATTGCCACTGTCATCATGCTCTTTGTCTCCACCATTGCCAAC GTTTGGATGGTGGATATTACCAACTTTGGAACAATCTCATCAGGACTCTGGCTACAGTGTAACAAGACCTGTGATCAGCTGCCACTCAGAGGTGGCAATGATG CTTCCCTCAAAGCCGTGCAAGCCTTTATGATCCTCTCGATCATTTTCTCCGTCATTGCACTTGTCATGTTCATTGTCCAGCTGTTCACCCTGGAGAAAGGCAAACGGTTCTACATCACTGGAGCCATCATGCTGGTTTGCT GGATGTGCATTCTGATTGGAGCCTCCATTTACACAGCTCGGTTCACAGGCAAGCTGTCCTACGCACGTTCTCACCACGGCTACTGCTTCATATTGGCCTGGatctgcttttgcttcagtttcATTATCAGCATCCTCTATCTTGttcttaggaaaaaataa